One Pseudorhodoplanes sinuspersici DNA segment encodes these proteins:
- the waaF gene encoding lipopolysaccharide heptosyltransferase II produces the protein MSQNSDHKAAGADSPILIVPYMWIGDFVRVHSVVRLLKARWPDRPIDLITSSLCAPILDYLPGVRTGIVADLPRRRLPFGQYLELAQRLKAERYGTALVMPRTWKSALAPFLAGIPERIGFAGEGRFLLINDMRWGERKLERMIDCFGALALPKNAVLPKDWPLPDIDVPAAEIEAWRARNGLSGGRPVVAFAPGAVGPGKAWPPEHYAELARRLAADGCEIWVLGGPQERQIAEKLCGIGGESVRNLTGNDLRNAILALRSADVAVTNDSGLMHIAAAIGTPTVAIFGPTSPRLWAPLNPLAAIIEPPGQFANIKDRSTSGVDVGRVHDAVRAALPQKLTTGTNVS, from the coding sequence ATGAGCCAGAATTCAGATCATAAGGCGGCCGGAGCCGACAGCCCGATCCTCATTGTCCCGTACATGTGGATCGGCGATTTCGTGCGCGTGCATTCGGTCGTAAGGCTGTTGAAGGCTCGCTGGCCGGACCGGCCGATCGACCTGATCACCAGTTCGCTTTGCGCCCCGATCCTCGATTATCTGCCCGGCGTGCGGACAGGAATTGTCGCCGACCTGCCCCGAAGGCGCCTGCCGTTCGGACAATATCTTGAGCTGGCACAAAGGCTTAAAGCAGAACGATACGGCACGGCGCTGGTCATGCCGCGCACCTGGAAATCCGCCCTTGCCCCGTTCCTTGCCGGCATCCCAGAGCGGATCGGCTTCGCCGGCGAAGGCCGTTTCCTCCTGATCAATGATATGCGCTGGGGTGAGCGCAAACTGGAACGGATGATCGATTGTTTCGGCGCCCTGGCGCTGCCGAAAAATGCAGTGCTGCCAAAGGATTGGCCTCTTCCCGACATCGACGTGCCCGCCGCCGAAATCGAGGCTTGGCGGGCCCGCAATGGCCTTTCCGGAGGCCGGCCGGTGGTGGCTTTCGCGCCCGGCGCGGTCGGGCCTGGCAAGGCCTGGCCGCCGGAACATTATGCAGAACTCGCCCGCCGGCTCGCCGCCGATGGATGCGAGATCTGGGTCCTGGGAGGCCCGCAAGAGCGACAGATTGCCGAGAAACTCTGCGGAATCGGCGGCGAATCGGTGCGGAATCTGACCGGAAACGACCTGCGAAATGCGATTCTCGCGCTTCGTTCCGCCGACGTCGCGGTGACCAACGATTCCGGCCTGATGCACATCGCGGCAGCGATCGGGACGCCGACGGTCGCGATCTTCGGACCGACCTCGCCGCGGCTCTGGGCTCCGCTCAATCCCCTGGCGGCGATCATCGAGCCGCCGGGCCAGTTTGCCAACATCAAGGATCGCAGCACATCTGGCGTCGATGTCGGACGGGTCCACGATGCAGTCCGCGCCGCCTTGCCCCAGAAGCTTACCACCGGTACCAACGTGTCATGA
- the rfaD gene encoding ADP-glyceromanno-heptose 6-epimerase, with protein MLLVTGGAGFIGSNIVASLNEAGRTDIAVNDTLGKDGRWRNLAKRQIADFVQPHELSRWLDGRKLDAVIHMGAISDTTADDGDLVMDTNFRLSLTLLDWCTVTRTPFIYASSAATYGGGEHGFSDDDRPEHLRSLAPMNLYGWSKHLFDQALIARKLRGEDLPPQWAGLKFFNVFGPNEYHKGKMMSVLAKVFDEGRAGGTIRLFKSHKPGIADGDQRRDFIYVDDVVAVIRWLLDTPRVSGLFNVGTGEARSFREMIEAMFAALGRPPKIEYVDMPENIRDQYQYFTQSDVGRLRAAGYNAGFMLLEDAVRRYVQQYLDREDRYR; from the coding sequence ATGCTATTAGTGACCGGCGGGGCCGGTTTTATCGGGTCGAATATCGTCGCCAGCCTCAACGAGGCCGGACGCACCGATATCGCGGTCAATGACACATTGGGCAAGGACGGCCGCTGGCGCAATCTGGCCAAGCGGCAGATCGCCGATTTCGTCCAGCCACATGAGCTAAGTCGTTGGCTGGACGGGAGAAAACTTGACGCCGTCATCCATATGGGGGCGATTTCCGACACCACGGCCGATGACGGTGACCTTGTCATGGACACCAATTTCCGGCTGTCGCTGACGCTTCTGGACTGGTGCACCGTGACCCGCACGCCGTTCATTTATGCCTCGTCGGCGGCCACTTATGGCGGCGGAGAACACGGATTTTCTGACGATGATCGGCCAGAGCATCTGCGTTCATTGGCGCCGATGAACCTATACGGCTGGAGCAAACATCTGTTCGACCAGGCTCTGATCGCCCGCAAGCTGCGCGGGGAAGATTTGCCGCCGCAATGGGCGGGACTGAAGTTTTTCAACGTGTTCGGCCCGAACGAGTATCACAAGGGCAAGATGATGAGTGTTCTTGCCAAGGTGTTCGACGAGGGCAGGGCCGGCGGCACTATCCGCCTGTTCAAGTCGCATAAGCCCGGCATCGCCGACGGCGACCAGCGGCGCGATTTCATCTATGTCGATGATGTTGTTGCGGTTATTCGCTGGCTGCTCGACACGCCGCGGGTGTCCGGCCTGTTCAATGTCGGGACCGGGGAGGCGCGCAGTTTTCGCGAGATGATCGAGGCGATGTTCGCGGCGCTCGGCCGCCCGCCGAAGATCGAATATGTCGATATGCCGGAAAATATCAGGGATCAGTACCAGTACTTCACGCAGAGCGATGTCGGACGGCTGCGCGCGGCGGGTTATAATGCCGGGTTCATGCTCCTAGAAGATGCCGTACGGCGCTATGTACAGCAGTATTTGGACCGCGAGGATCGTTATCGCTGA